A DNA window from Brassica napus cultivar Da-Ae chromosome C1, Da-Ae, whole genome shotgun sequence contains the following coding sequences:
- the LOC106375271 gene encoding uncharacterized protein LOC106375271: MDFNKQAHPDCVYSANPFHECASACLERIAQGHVIKKTPKKQGSKILSFSGSFGRKKKETHSQPLSPLSAKPYQNGGGGFENANTPKAHRSVPPTVAVKNKNVSDSDKSFSSSSSTDPDDFFKHKPEMKLSQIIPLSPKPGKQDHNVKTEAGRETTLFNLLSSPIQHERESSDDYNDDDDYNNEIGVELDLESVMSDTFVSVGKYRVRSGSSAILTAIIEKHGDIAQNCKLESDSMRSRYLECLCSLMQELRSTPVGQLTKVKVKEMLAVLKDLESVNIEVAWLRQVLEEFARFQEDAETEKERQEGLVKAKREELEGQEAGLVRLEEEVAKARLRIMETRAVMVEMERERSRMEKMGFEMEKFKGKTFLDELL; encoded by the exons ATGGACTTCAATAAACAAGCTCATCCGGATTGTGTATATTCTGCCAATCCTTTCCATGAATGTGCTTCAGCTTGTTTAGAGAGAATTGCTCAAGGCCATGTGATCAAGAAGACCCCTAAGAAGCAAG GTTCAAAGATTCTTAGCTTCTCAGGGAGTTTCGGTAGGAAAAAGAAGGAAACGCATTCGCAACCGCTTTCACCGTTATCTGCAAAGCCTTATCAAAACGGTGGAGGCGGTTTTGAAAACGCTAATACACCAAAGGCTCATCGTTCGGTGCCTCCAACTGTTGCCGTCAAGAACAAGAACGTTTCTGATTCGGATAagtctttctcctcttcttcatccacTGACCCTGATGACTTCTTTAAGCATAAACCGGAGATGAAACTCTCTCAGATCATTCCTCTTTCACCTAAACCGGGAAAACAAGACCACAACGTGAAGACTGAAGCAGGCAGAGAAACTACACTGTTTAATCTCCTAAGCTCTCCAATACAGCATGAAAGAGAGAGCAGTGATGATTAcaacgatgatgatgattacAACAATGAGATTGGAGTAGAGCTCGATCTTGAATCAGTTATGTCCGACACTTTTGTCTctgtcggaaaataccgagTGAGGTCTGGTTCGTCCGCAATTCTAACCGCTATCATCGAGAAACATGGAGACATTGCTCAGAACTGTAAGCTGGAGTCGGACTCCATGCGGTCCCGTTACCTCGAGTGTTTATGCTCGTTGATGCAGGAACTCAGGTCAACTCCTGTCGGGCAGTTGACTAAAGTCAAAGTCAAAGAGATGCTCGCGGTTCTCAAAGACTTGGAGTCTGTGAACATCGAAGTGGCTTGGCTACGTCAGGTTCTTGAGGAGTTCGCGCGGTTTCAAGAAGATGCAGAGACTGAGAAAGAGAGGCAAGAGGGTTTAGTGAAGGCTAAGAGAGAGGAGCTCGAAGGTCAAGAagcgggtttggttcggttgGAGGAGGAAGTGGCCAAAGCTAGGTTGAGGATCATGGAGACACGGGCCGTGATGGTCGAGATGGAGAGGGAACGGTCGAGGATGGAGAAAATGGGATTCGAAATGGAGAAGTTTAAAGGGAAAACGTTTTTAGATGAGCTTCTGTGA